In Halorussus limi, a genomic segment contains:
- a CDS encoding 2-amino-3,7-dideoxy-D-threo-hept-6-ulosonate synthase: MDVGTAARLERIGTDGKHVIVPMDHGITLGAVKGLVDIESTIDAVTRGGADAVLTQKGIAPRVHDNKNGAGYVVHLNASTSIGPDNNDKRLTGTVTEAVRAGADAVSFHINVGSKYEREQMAQLAELTDEADEYGMPVLAMAYARGPGVDEHDAESLGHAVRLAEEVGCDVVKTGYSGDAESFERVVESTRLPVVIAGGEPAGDRATLDAVRGAMDAGAAGVSMGRSVFQHDDPEAITRAVTSVVHDGSSAEDALREAGLAVEA, translated from the coding sequence ATGGACGTAGGAACTGCGGCACGACTCGAACGCATCGGCACAGACGGGAAACACGTAATCGTCCCGATGGACCACGGCATCACCCTCGGCGCGGTGAAGGGACTGGTGGACATCGAATCGACCATCGACGCGGTGACGCGCGGCGGCGCGGACGCGGTCCTGACCCAGAAGGGCATCGCGCCGCGGGTCCACGACAACAAGAACGGCGCGGGCTACGTCGTCCACCTCAACGCCTCGACCTCCATCGGCCCGGACAACAACGACAAGCGCCTGACCGGCACCGTCACGGAAGCGGTCCGGGCGGGCGCGGACGCGGTCTCGTTCCACATCAACGTCGGGAGCAAGTACGAGCGCGAGCAGATGGCACAACTGGCCGAACTCACCGACGAGGCCGACGAGTACGGGATGCCCGTGCTGGCGATGGCCTACGCCCGCGGGCCGGGCGTGGACGAACACGACGCCGAGAGTCTGGGCCACGCCGTCCGCCTCGCCGAGGAAGTCGGCTGTGACGTGGTCAAGACCGGCTACAGCGGCGACGCCGAGAGCTTCGAGCGCGTCGTGGAATCGACCCGACTCCCGGTCGTCATCGCCGGCGGCGAACCGGCGGGCGACCGCGCGACCCTCGACGCGGTCCGCGGTGCGATGGACGCGGGCGCGGCGGGCGTCTCGATGGGTCGGTCGGTGTTCCAACACGACGACCCCGAAGCGATTACGCGGGCGGTGACGTCGGTGGTCCACGACGGGTCTTCGGCCGAGGACGCGCTCCGCGAGGCCGGACTGGCCGTCGAAGCCTGA
- the mfnA gene encoding tyrosine decarboxylase MfnA, producing MQREPQNFGRVLSSMCTVPHPDAREAARRFLADNPGDPTTYPAVAELEREAVELLGEITGLDDPHGYVASGGTEANLQAVRAARNLADGDDPNVVAPESAHFSFQKAADVLGVELRLAPVDDDRRVDLDAVRRLADDETALIAGVAGTTEYGRVDPIPDLGEVAREVGALLHVDAAWGGFVLPFTDWAWNFADAPVDTMAIDPHKMGRAPVPAGGFLARDEATLDALAVDTPYLESTSQATLTGTRSGAGVAGAKAAMDALWREGYRENYERGQANAEWVADALESRGYGVVDPVLPLVAADIPREEISALQSAGWRVSPTATGELRIVCMPHVTREMLEEFLADLDSV from the coding sequence ATGCAGCGCGAGCCGCAGAACTTCGGGCGCGTCCTCTCCTCGATGTGTACCGTGCCCCACCCCGACGCCCGCGAGGCCGCCCGGCGGTTCCTCGCCGACAACCCCGGCGACCCCACGACCTACCCTGCGGTCGCCGAACTGGAGCGCGAGGCCGTCGAACTTCTCGGCGAGATAACCGGCCTCGACGACCCGCACGGCTACGTCGCCAGCGGCGGGACCGAGGCCAACCTGCAGGCCGTCAGGGCCGCGCGGAACCTCGCGGACGGCGACGACCCGAACGTCGTCGCGCCCGAGAGCGCCCACTTCAGTTTCCAGAAGGCCGCCGACGTGCTGGGCGTGGAACTCCGACTCGCGCCCGTGGACGACGACCGGCGAGTCGACCTCGACGCCGTCCGGCGACTCGCCGACGACGAGACCGCGCTGATAGCCGGCGTGGCCGGGACCACCGAGTACGGCCGCGTGGACCCGATTCCGGACCTCGGCGAAGTCGCCCGCGAGGTCGGGGCGCTCCTCCACGTGGACGCCGCGTGGGGCGGATTCGTCCTGCCGTTCACCGACTGGGCGTGGAACTTCGCCGACGCCCCCGTCGACACGATGGCTATCGACCCGCACAAGATGGGGCGCGCGCCGGTCCCCGCGGGCGGCTTTCTCGCCCGCGACGAGGCGACGCTGGACGCGCTCGCCGTGGACACGCCGTACCTCGAATCGACTTCGCAGGCGACGCTGACCGGCACTCGGAGCGGCGCGGGCGTCGCCGGCGCGAAGGCCGCGATGGACGCCCTCTGGCGCGAGGGCTACCGCGAGAACTACGAGCGCGGACAGGCCAACGCCGAGTGGGTCGCCGACGCGCTCGAATCCCGGGGCTACGGGGTCGTCGACCCCGTCCTCCCGCTGGTCGCCGCCGACATCCCCCGCGAGGAGATTTCGGCGCTCCAGTCGGCGGGGTGGCGGGTCTCGCCCACCGCGACCGGCGAGTTGCGAATCGTCTGCATGCCCCACGTCACTCGCGAGATGCTGGAGGAGTTCCTCGCGGACCTCGACTCGGTCTGA
- the trpC gene encoding indole-3-glycerol phosphate synthase: protein MNDSDELAPAVAAILRSAEARGDPDRGPVSVDARSLPAALADAEADGRAPVIAEVKPTSPTTEGTREEDPVALAEAMVEGGAAALSVLTEPDHFGGSPENLRRIREAVDVPVLRKDFVLREAQLDTVRADAVLLIARFVDDLSGLVAAANERGFQPLVEVHDREELRAALDAGAEIVGVNNRDLARLEVDLETFESVAPEAPDDVTLVAESGIGAPADARRMVEAGADGLLIGSAIMDGVSAADDSESRGDDPLSNVTENTRRLTRA from the coding sequence ATGAACGACAGCGACGAACTCGCGCCCGCAGTCGCCGCCATCCTGCGGTCCGCCGAGGCCCGCGGTGACCCCGACAGGGGGCCGGTCTCGGTGGACGCGCGGTCGCTCCCCGCGGCGCTCGCAGACGCCGAGGCAGACGGGCGCGCGCCAGTCATCGCGGAAGTGAAGCCGACGAGTCCGACCACGGAGGGGACCCGCGAGGAGGACCCCGTGGCGCTCGCCGAGGCGATGGTCGAGGGCGGGGCGGCCGCCCTCTCGGTCCTCACCGAACCCGACCACTTCGGCGGGTCGCCCGAGAACCTGCGTCGAATCCGGGAGGCGGTGGACGTGCCCGTCCTCCGGAAGGACTTCGTACTGCGCGAGGCCCAACTCGACACGGTGAGAGCCGACGCCGTCCTGCTCATCGCCCGGTTCGTGGACGACCTGTCGGGACTGGTCGCGGCCGCGAACGAGCGCGGGTTCCAACCGCTCGTGGAGGTCCACGACCGCGAGGAACTGCGGGCGGCCCTCGACGCCGGGGCCGAAATCGTCGGCGTCAACAATCGCGACTTGGCCCGACTGGAGGTGGACCTCGAAACCTTCGAGAGCGTCGCGCCCGAAGCGCCCGACGACGTGACGTTGGTCGCGGAGAGCGGTATCGGCGCGCCCGCCGACGCCCGCCGGATGGTCGAGGCGGGCGCCGACGGCCTGCTGATAGGGAGCGCGATTATGGACGGCGTTTCGGCGGCCGACGACTCCGAGAGTCGAGGGGACGACCCCCTCAGCAACGTAACCGAGAACACGCGGAGACTGACACGAGCATGA
- the trpB gene encoding tryptophan synthase subunit beta, which translates to MSSESKFGEYGGQYVPEALMPAIEELTDAYERYVLDNEDGFMDEFRQRLRDFGGRPTPLQRADRLSERYDREVYLKREDLLHGGAHKLNNALGQVLLAKYMGKERIVAETGAGQHGTATAMACAHLDVDCEIYMGRTDINRQRPNVFRMRIHDAEVNPVDIGSGTLKEAINETMRDWATNVEDTHYVIGSVVGPHPFPRMVRDFQSVISEEARDQIRAKAGRLPDSVVACAGGGSNTMGAFHEFVGDGDVDLVAVEAGGSGLAIDEEEELAPHSASLSTGDDGVLHGARTKLLQSRDGQILESHSVSAGLDYSGVGPELAHLADEGRVTPVNVGDDAALEAFHRLSKTEGIIPALESSHALAYLEEHPDELGDLVVVNVSGRGDKDLDTVIEESARRNLDAAPTMEVFDGEQ; encoded by the coding sequence ATGAGCAGCGAATCGAAGTTCGGCGAGTACGGCGGCCAGTACGTCCCCGAGGCGCTGATGCCCGCCATCGAGGAGTTGACAGACGCGTACGAGCGCTACGTCCTCGACAACGAGGACGGGTTCATGGACGAGTTCCGACAGCGTTTGCGGGACTTCGGCGGGCGGCCGACGCCGCTCCAGCGCGCGGACCGCCTGAGCGAGCGCTACGACCGGGAGGTCTACCTGAAGCGCGAGGACCTGCTCCACGGCGGCGCCCACAAGTTGAACAACGCGCTCGGCCAAGTCCTGCTGGCCAAGTACATGGGAAAGGAGCGCATCGTCGCCGAGACCGGCGCGGGCCAGCACGGCACCGCGACAGCGATGGCCTGCGCGCACCTCGACGTGGACTGCGAAATCTACATGGGCCGGACCGACATCAACCGCCAGCGGCCCAACGTCTTCCGGATGCGCATCCACGACGCCGAGGTGAACCCGGTGGACATCGGGTCGGGCACGCTCAAGGAGGCCATCAACGAGACGATGCGCGACTGGGCGACCAACGTCGAGGACACCCACTACGTCATCGGGTCGGTCGTGGGTCCGCACCCGTTCCCCCGCATGGTCCGAGACTTCCAGTCGGTCATCTCCGAGGAGGCCCGCGACCAGATTCGGGCGAAGGCGGGGCGACTCCCTGACAGCGTGGTCGCCTGCGCCGGCGGCGGGTCGAACACGATGGGCGCGTTCCACGAGTTCGTCGGCGACGGGGACGTGGACCTCGTGGCCGTGGAGGCCGGCGGGTCGGGCCTCGCCATCGACGAGGAGGAGGAACTCGCGCCCCACTCGGCGTCGCTCTCGACGGGCGACGACGGCGTCCTCCACGGCGCGCGCACCAAACTCCTCCAGAGTCGGGACGGCCAGATTCTCGAATCCCACAGCGTGAGCGCTGGCCTCGACTACTCGGGGGTCGGCCCGGAACTGGCGCATCTCGCCGACGAGGGCCGGGTGACGCCGGTCAACGTCGGCGACGACGCCGCGCTGGAGGCCTTCCACCGACTCTCGAAGACGGAGGGCATCATCCCCGCGCTCGAATCCAGTCACGCGCTGGCGTATCTGGAGGAACATCCCGACGAACTGGGCGACCTCGTAGTCGTCAACGTCTCGGGGCGGGGCGACAAGGACCTCGACACGGTCATCGAGGAGAGCGCCAGGCGGAATCTCGACGCCGCGCCGACGATGGAGGTGTTCGACGGTGAGCAGTGA
- a CDS encoding MGMT family protein codes for MDDIGDALDGDGVTGIFARESSYLDRYVQLGTASGRVLSVSFPEVPDEEAAEDHDLLDRIFDYLDGIEDDDFSDVVVALTVPTYKRRVLESVRGIPYGDQVNVETLTRMTSGIDHTDEEDLDLVRTALDENPAPLLIPDHRVRDGPSAAPAAVEQKLRSLEGL; via the coding sequence ATGGACGACATTGGCGACGCACTCGACGGCGACGGCGTCACTGGCATCTTCGCGCGCGAGTCGTCGTATCTGGACCGATACGTCCAACTCGGGACCGCGAGCGGTCGGGTCCTCAGCGTCTCGTTCCCGGAGGTTCCCGACGAGGAGGCCGCCGAGGACCACGACCTGCTCGACCGCATCTTCGACTACCTCGACGGCATCGAGGACGACGACTTCTCGGACGTGGTGGTCGCGCTCACGGTTCCGACCTACAAGCGCCGCGTGCTGGAGTCCGTCCGCGGAATTCCCTACGGCGACCAGGTGAACGTCGAGACGCTGACCCGGATGACCAGCGGCATCGACCACACCGACGAGGAGGACCTGGATCTGGTCCGGACCGCGCTCGACGAGAACCCCGCGCCGCTCCTGATTCCGGACCACCGAGTCCGAGACGGGCCGAGCGCCGCACCGGCCGCGGTCGAACAGAAGTTGCGCTCGCTGGAGGGGTTGTGA
- a CDS encoding DUF3267 domain-containing protein translates to MESPDPAADSSPPESGDGPPTPEPPDPPEGYREPVAFEYPAVWLSVGSLVLFVAAYLGFGRLMGALRADTALEFTVGPTGIGVVALLSVGTIVVHELVHGLVYRLLGYRVQYGLALNMGAAYAAAFGQFQTRWDNLRVGLTPLVAFTVVLTPLLAGPLVVALAAFLVLVVNTGGAIGDLYLSWRILRMPEGTLLYDIDARHSYVYYPEA, encoded by the coding sequence ATGGAGTCGCCCGACCCGGCCGCCGATTCGTCCCCGCCCGAATCCGGCGACGGACCGCCGACGCCCGAACCCCCGGACCCGCCGGAGGGGTACCGCGAACCGGTCGCGTTCGAGTATCCGGCGGTGTGGTTGTCGGTCGGGTCGCTCGTCCTGTTCGTCGCCGCGTACCTCGGGTTCGGGCGACTGATGGGCGCGCTCCGGGCCGACACCGCGCTGGAGTTCACGGTCGGCCCGACCGGAATCGGCGTCGTCGCGCTCCTGTCGGTCGGTACCATCGTCGTCCACGAACTCGTCCACGGACTGGTCTACCGCCTGCTCGGCTACCGGGTCCAGTACGGTCTCGCGCTGAACATGGGCGCGGCCTACGCCGCCGCCTTCGGCCAGTTCCAGACCCGCTGGGACAACCTGCGGGTCGGACTCACGCCGCTGGTCGCGTTCACGGTCGTCCTGACGCCCCTGCTCGCGGGGCCGTTGGTGGTCGCGCTCGCGGCGTTCCTCGTCCTCGTCGTAAACACCGGGGGCGCAATCGGGGACCTCTACCTCTCGTGGCGAATCCTCCGGATGCCCGAGGGAACCCTGCTCTACGACATCGACGCGCGCCACTCCTACGTCTACTACCCCGAAGCGTGA
- the trpA gene encoding tryptophan synthase subunit alpha produces the protein MSSDGAGGADESATESDVEAAFADGPALLSYVVAGDPDAESTAEYVRALARGGADVIELGLPFSEPIAEGPTIQQAIRRALDAGMTPDRYFDLAAELSEEVDVPLVCMTYYNLIYQYGSEEGPEPFVAAAAEAGISGLIVPDLPVDESAPLKAACEDHGLDLVFIVAPTTTDERLGRMLDRASGFVYVQGRLGTTGARSDVSSETHGSLDRLAETDLPKAVGFGISEREHAREIVAGGADGVVVGSEFVDIVASGENVADRLEAKARELKQGALDGATEVPEPEGK, from the coding sequence GTGAGCAGTGACGGCGCGGGCGGAGCGGACGAGAGCGCGACCGAGAGCGACGTCGAGGCGGCCTTCGCCGACGGACCGGCGCTGCTCTCCTACGTCGTGGCGGGCGACCCGGACGCCGAATCGACCGCGGAGTACGTCCGGGCGCTGGCCCGCGGCGGGGCCGACGTAATCGAACTCGGCCTGCCGTTCTCCGAACCCATCGCGGAGGGGCCGACCATCCAGCAGGCCATCCGCCGGGCGCTCGACGCCGGGATGACGCCCGACCGCTACTTCGACCTCGCGGCGGAGTTGAGCGAGGAGGTGGACGTCCCGCTGGTCTGCATGACGTACTACAATCTGATATACCAGTACGGGTCCGAGGAGGGGCCCGAACCCTTCGTGGCGGCCGCCGCCGAGGCGGGCATCTCGGGTCTCATCGTCCCGGACCTGCCGGTGGACGAGAGCGCCCCGCTGAAGGCGGCCTGCGAGGACCACGGTCTCGATCTCGTGTTCATCGTCGCGCCGACGACGACCGACGAGCGACTCGGGCGGATGCTCGACCGTGCGAGCGGGTTCGTCTACGTGCAGGGGCGACTCGGCACGACCGGCGCGCGCTCGGACGTGAGCAGCGAGACCCACGGAAGCCTCGACCGCCTCGCCGAAACCGACCTGCCGAAGGCGGTCGGGTTCGGCATCAGCGAGCGGGAACACGCCAGAGAAATCGTCGCGGGCGGCGCTGACGGCGTCGTCGTCGGGAGCGAGTTCGTGGACATCGTAGCGTCCGGGGAGAACGTCGCCGACCGACTCGAAGCCAAGGCGCGCGAACTCAAGCAGGGGGCGCTCGACGGCGCGACAGAAGTACCGGAACCGGAAGGCAAATAA